In Salisediminibacterium beveridgei, one DNA window encodes the following:
- the rplD gene encoding 50S ribosomal protein L4, with product MPKVSLYNQAGSQAGDIELNDAVFGIEPNDSVLYEAVIMQRASMRQGTHAVKGRSDVRGGGAKPWRQKGTGRARHGTNRSPIWVGGGVVFGPTPRSYAYKMPKKQRRLALRSALSSKVQEDAIRVLEGLSFDAPKTKEMKKVLEALSAEKKVLVVTASYEDNVALSARNLPNVKFVTAEGVNVLDLVNAENLIMTQDAVKQVEEVLA from the coding sequence ATGCCTAAAGTAAGTTTATATAACCAAGCTGGCTCACAAGCAGGCGACATCGAACTGAACGATGCCGTTTTCGGAATTGAACCAAATGATAGTGTATTATATGAAGCTGTGATCATGCAGCGTGCATCAATGAGACAAGGTACGCACGCCGTCAAAGGACGTTCCGACGTTCGCGGTGGTGGAGCGAAACCTTGGCGCCAAAAAGGGACAGGCCGTGCCCGTCACGGTACAAACCGTTCCCCGATTTGGGTAGGCGGTGGCGTGGTTTTCGGTCCGACACCGAGAAGCTATGCGTACAAGATGCCTAAAAAACAGCGCCGTCTGGCACTGAGATCCGCTCTTTCTTCCAAAGTACAGGAAGACGCGATCCGCGTGTTGGAAGGACTGAGCTTCGACGCTCCAAAGACAAAAGAAATGAAGAAAGTACTTGAAGCATTATCAGCAGAAAAAAAGGTACTGGTTGTAACGGCAAGCTATGAAGATAACGTCGCTTTGTCAGCCCGCAATCTGCCTAACGTGAAATTCGTAACTGCTGAAGGTGTTAATGTTCTGGACCTCGTCAACGCTGAGAACCTGATCATGACACAAGATGCTGTTAAACAGGTAGAGGAGGTGCTTGCATAA
- the rplC gene encoding 50S ribosomal protein L3: protein MTKGILGKKLGMTQIFSDNGESVPVTVIQATPNVVLQKKTVEGEGYEAVQLGFDDKKANRQKSPEKGHAEKAKTAPKRFVKEIRDLNDADYEIGQEIKVDIFAQGDVIDVTGTSKGKGFQGAIKRHNQATGPMTHGSRYHRRPGSMGPIDPNHVRPGKLLPGQMGGETVTIQNLEVVKVDVERNVILVKGNVPGPRKGFVTITSAVKA from the coding sequence ATGACCAAAGGAATCTTAGGAAAGAAGTTAGGTATGACACAGATTTTCTCCGACAACGGCGAATCTGTTCCGGTTACTGTGATCCAGGCAACACCAAACGTTGTTCTTCAGAAGAAGACCGTTGAAGGTGAAGGCTATGAAGCGGTCCAGCTCGGTTTTGACGACAAGAAAGCAAATCGTCAGAAAAGCCCGGAGAAAGGTCATGCAGAAAAGGCGAAGACAGCTCCTAAGCGCTTCGTTAAGGAAATCCGCGATTTGAACGATGCGGATTATGAAATTGGTCAGGAGATCAAGGTTGACATTTTTGCACAGGGAGACGTTATTGACGTAACCGGAACATCAAAAGGGAAAGGGTTCCAGGGTGCCATTAAGCGCCACAACCAAGCAACTGGACCAATGACCCACGGTTCCCGTTATCACCGTCGTCCAGGTTCCATGGGTCCGATTGACCCGAACCACGTTCGTCCAGGTAAATTACTTCCAGGACAAATGGGTGGCGAAACAGTTACGATTCAAAACCTTGAAGTTGTAAAAGTCGATGTTGAACGGAATGTGATTCTTGTTAAAGGGAATGTCCCTGGACCAAGAAAAGGATTCGTAACCATTACTTCAGCAGTAAAAGCATAA
- the rpsJ gene encoding 30S ribosomal protein S10 — protein MAKQKIRIRLKAYEHRVLDQSAEKIVETAKRSGAGVAGPIPLPTEKTVYTVLRAVHKYKDAREQFEMRTHKRLIDIIEPTPQTVDALMRLDLPSGVDIEIKL, from the coding sequence ATGGCAAAGCAAAAGATTCGAATTCGATTAAAGGCGTATGAGCACAGAGTGCTTGATCAGTCTGCAGAGAAGATTGTTGAAACGGCTAAGCGTTCAGGTGCCGGTGTAGCTGGTCCGATCCCGCTTCCAACAGAAAAAACGGTATACACCGTTCTTCGTGCGGTACACAAGTACAAAGATGCACGTGAGCAGTTCGAAATGCGCACGCACAAACGTCTGATTGATATCATCGAGCCGACACCACAAACTGTCGACGCGCTGATGCGACTCGATCTGCCATCCGGCGTAGACATTGAAATTAAACTGTAA
- the tuf gene encoding elongation factor Tu gives MGKAKFDRSKTHANIGTIGHVDHGKTTLTAAISSVLHKKSGKGTAMAYDQIDGAPEERERGITISTAHVEYETDTRHYAHVDCPGHADYVKNMITGAAQMDGAILVVSAADGPMPQTREHILLSRQVGVPYIVVFLNKVDMVDDEELLELVEMEVRDLLSEYDFPGDDIPVIAGSALKALEGDEEYSQKIFELMEAVDTYIPTPERDKDKPFMMPVEDVFSITGRGTVATGRVERGQLNVGDEVDIIGLEDETKKTTVTGVEMFRKLLDYAEAGDNIGALLRGVSRDDINRGQVLAKPGTITPHTKFQAEVYVLSKDEGGRHTPFFTNYRPQFYFRTTDVTGIIHLPSGVEMVMPGDNVEMTVELIAPIAIEEGTKFSIREGGRTVGAGVVASITE, from the coding sequence ATGGGAAAAGCAAAATTTGATCGTTCCAAAACGCATGCTAACATCGGTACTATCGGACACGTTGACCACGGTAAAACTACCTTGACTGCAGCGATCTCTTCAGTACTTCACAAGAAATCAGGTAAAGGTACAGCTATGGCGTATGACCAGATTGACGGCGCGCCGGAAGAGCGTGAGCGTGGAATCACAATCTCTACTGCACACGTCGAGTATGAAACTGACACTCGTCACTATGCACACGTTGACTGCCCAGGACACGCTGACTATGTTAAAAACATGATCACCGGTGCTGCTCAGATGGACGGAGCAATCCTTGTTGTATCCGCAGCGGATGGCCCAATGCCACAGACTCGTGAGCACATTCTGCTTTCACGTCAGGTTGGTGTTCCATACATCGTGGTATTCCTGAACAAAGTCGACATGGTTGACGACGAAGAGCTTCTTGAGCTTGTTGAAATGGAAGTTCGTGACCTTCTTTCTGAGTATGACTTCCCTGGTGACGACATTCCGGTTATCGCTGGTTCTGCTCTTAAAGCACTTGAAGGCGACGAAGAGTACAGCCAAAAAATCTTTGAATTGATGGAAGCTGTAGACACTTACATTCCAACACCAGAGCGCGACAAGGACAAGCCATTCATGATGCCTGTTGAGGACGTATTCTCAATCACAGGCCGTGGTACAGTGGCAACTGGCCGTGTTGAGCGTGGACAGTTGAACGTAGGTGACGAAGTAGACATCATCGGTCTTGAAGACGAAACAAAGAAGACAACTGTAACAGGTGTTGAAATGTTCCGTAAGCTTCTTGACTATGCTGAAGCCGGCGACAACATCGGTGCCCTTCTTCGTGGTGTAAGCCGCGACGATATCAACCGTGGTCAGGTACTTGCTAAGCCAGGTACAATCACACCGCACACGAAGTTCCAGGCTGAAGTTTATGTATTGTCAAAAGATGAAGGTGGGCGTCACACACCATTCTTCACAAACTACCGTCCACAGTTCTACTTCCGTACAACGGACGTAACTGGAATCATTCACCTTCCAAGCGGAGTTGAAATGGTTATGCCAGGGGACAACGTTGAAATGACTGTTGAACTCATCGCGCCAATCGCGATCGAAGAAGGTACGAAGTTCTCTATCCGTGAGGGTGGACGTACTGTCGGTGCCGGCGTTGTTGCGTCAATCACTGAGTAA
- the fusA gene encoding elongation factor G encodes MAREFSLEKTRNIGIMAHIDAGKTTATERILFYSGRIHKIGETHDGGSQMDWMAQEQERGITITSAATTAQWNNHRINIIDTPGHVDFTVEVERSLRVLDGAVAVLDAQSGVEPQTETVWRQATTYGVPRIVFVNKMDKLGADFIYSLGTLRDRLGANAAAIQLPIGAEDDFEGIIDLVTMQAFYYLDDLGTRSEAREIPEEYKAQAEEYRDKLIEKVSDYDEEFMMKYLEGEEITIPELKNAIRLATVSVDFYPVLCGSAFKNKGVQLLLDAVIDYLPAPTDVAAIRGIDQDTEEEVVRKPGDNEPFSALAFKVATDPFVGKLTFFRVYSGHVNAGSYVKNSTKGKRERMGRILQMHANHREEIPTCFSGDIAAGVGLKDTGTGDTLCAEKENVILESMDFPDPVISLSVEPKSKADQDKMGMALAKLAEEDPTFKTHTDDETGQTIIAGMGELHLDIIVDRMRREFKVDANVGAPQVSYRETIREAAKCEGKFVRQSGGRGQYGHVWIEFSPNDEGGGFEFIDNVVGGVVPREYIGSVEAGVKDALDNGLVAGYPLVDVKARLFDGSYHDVDSNEMAFKVAASMALKEAKSKCKPVLLEPIMRVEVVIPEEYMGDIMGDVTSRRGRVEGMEARGNAQIVKAMVPLSEMFGYATSLRSNTQGRGNYTMHFDHYEEVPKSISEEIVKKQGGGA; translated from the coding sequence ATGGCAAGAGAGTTCTCCTTAGAGAAGACTCGTAATATCGGGATCATGGCTCACATTGATGCTGGTAAAACAACAGCTACCGAGCGTATTCTTTTCTATTCAGGCCGTATTCATAAAATTGGTGAAACGCACGATGGTGGTTCTCAAATGGACTGGATGGCGCAGGAGCAAGAGCGTGGAATCACGATCACATCTGCTGCAACCACAGCCCAGTGGAATAATCACCGGATTAACATCATCGACACACCAGGACACGTAGACTTCACAGTAGAAGTTGAACGATCCCTTCGTGTACTTGATGGTGCTGTTGCTGTACTCGATGCCCAATCAGGTGTTGAGCCGCAAACAGAAACCGTTTGGCGTCAAGCGACGACTTACGGTGTACCGCGTATTGTTTTTGTCAATAAGATGGACAAACTCGGTGCAGACTTCATCTATTCACTTGGTACCCTGAGAGACCGTCTCGGCGCCAATGCAGCTGCAATTCAGCTGCCGATCGGTGCGGAAGACGACTTTGAAGGCATTATCGACCTGGTTACCATGCAGGCGTTTTACTACCTTGATGATCTCGGAACGCGCAGTGAAGCACGTGAAATCCCGGAAGAGTACAAAGCTCAAGCCGAAGAGTATCGTGATAAGCTGATCGAAAAAGTTTCCGATTACGATGAAGAATTCATGATGAAGTATCTTGAAGGAGAAGAAATCACGATTCCTGAGCTGAAGAATGCCATTCGTTTGGCAACGGTCAGCGTTGATTTCTATCCGGTCCTTTGCGGATCTGCCTTTAAAAACAAAGGTGTACAGCTCCTCTTGGACGCAGTCATCGACTACCTTCCGGCACCAACAGATGTTGCGGCCATTCGGGGTATCGATCAGGATACAGAAGAAGAAGTTGTCCGTAAACCAGGTGACAACGAGCCGTTCTCTGCACTTGCATTTAAAGTGGCGACGGATCCGTTCGTTGGTAAACTGACGTTTTTCCGGGTCTATTCCGGACACGTAAACGCTGGTTCTTATGTCAAGAACTCAACAAAAGGCAAGCGTGAGCGTATGGGACGTATTCTTCAGATGCACGCGAACCACCGAGAAGAAATCCCGACATGTTTCTCCGGAGACATCGCAGCGGGTGTTGGTTTGAAAGATACAGGAACAGGTGACACGCTTTGTGCAGAAAAAGAAAACGTGATTCTTGAGTCTATGGACTTCCCTGATCCGGTTATCTCCCTGTCTGTTGAGCCTAAATCAAAAGCAGACCAGGACAAAATGGGTATGGCACTTGCCAAACTCGCAGAGGAAGACCCGACATTCAAAACGCACACAGATGATGAAACAGGCCAGACGATCATCGCAGGTATGGGTGAACTTCACCTTGATATCATCGTTGACCGTATGCGACGTGAATTCAAAGTGGATGCGAATGTTGGTGCACCTCAGGTTTCTTACCGTGAAACCATTCGTGAAGCAGCGAAATGTGAAGGTAAATTTGTTCGTCAATCCGGTGGACGCGGTCAGTACGGTCACGTATGGATCGAATTTTCGCCAAATGACGAAGGCGGCGGCTTTGAATTTATCGATAACGTCGTCGGCGGTGTTGTGCCACGTGAATACATCGGTTCAGTAGAAGCAGGCGTCAAAGATGCACTCGACAATGGTCTTGTCGCAGGTTACCCGCTGGTTGACGTGAAGGCCCGCCTGTTTGACGGCTCTTATCACGATGTTGACTCCAATGAAATGGCCTTTAAGGTTGCAGCTTCGATGGCGCTTAAAGAAGCGAAGAGTAAGTGTAAACCAGTTCTTCTCGAGCCAATTATGCGTGTTGAAGTTGTCATTCCTGAAGAGTATATGGGTGACATCATGGGTGACGTAACGTCACGCCGCGGACGTGTTGAAGGTATGGAAGCTCGTGGTAATGCACAAATCGTCAAGGCGATGGTGCCACTTTCAGAAATGTTCGGTTATGCCACGTCCCTGCGTTCAAACACACAAGGTCGCGGCAACTACACGATGCACTTCGACCACTATGAAGAAGTGCCTAAGAGTATCAGCGAAGAAATCGTTAAAAAGCAGGGCGGCGGAGCATAA
- the rpsG gene encoding 30S ribosomal protein S7, whose product MPRKGPVARRDVLADPIYNSKLVTRLINRIMVHGKRGKAQTILYNAFDLVRERSGNEPQEVFEQALKNIMPVLEVKARRVGGANYQVPIEVKPDRRTTLGLRWLVSYARRRGEKSMEERLANEILDAANNTGGAVKKREDTHKMAEANKAFAHYRW is encoded by the coding sequence ATGCCACGTAAAGGACCTGTAGCACGCAGAGACGTGCTCGCTGACCCAATTTACAACTCGAAGCTGGTTACCCGGCTGATCAACCGCATTATGGTTCACGGAAAACGAGGAAAAGCCCAAACGATTCTTTATAATGCATTTGACCTTGTTCGCGAACGCAGTGGGAATGAACCCCAGGAAGTTTTCGAACAGGCACTGAAAAACATCATGCCAGTACTTGAAGTAAAAGCACGCCGTGTAGGTGGTGCAAACTACCAGGTACCGATCGAAGTAAAGCCGGATCGTCGTACGACTCTCGGACTTCGCTGGCTCGTAAGCTATGCGCGCCGCCGCGGTGAAAAATCCATGGAAGAGCGTTTGGCAAACGAAATTCTTGATGCAGCCAATAACACTGGTGGTGCTGTCAAGAAGCGTGAAGATACACACAAAATGGCGGAAGCGAACAAAGCATTCGCTCACTATCGCTGGTAG
- the rpsL gene encoding 30S ribosomal protein S12, whose protein sequence is MPTINQLVRKGRKSKVKSADSPALNKGYNSFKKHQTDEDSPHKRGVCTRVGTMTPKKPNSALRKYARVRLTNQIEVTAYIPGIGHNLQEHSVVLIRGGRVKDLPGVRYHIVRGTLDTAGVEGRMQSRSKYGTKRPKKKK, encoded by the coding sequence ATGCCTACAATCAATCAACTCGTTCGAAAAGGACGTAAGTCAAAAGTGAAATCAGCAGACTCCCCGGCTTTGAACAAAGGGTATAACAGCTTCAAAAAGCACCAGACAGATGAGGATTCTCCTCATAAGCGCGGTGTTTGTACGCGTGTCGGTACCATGACACCGAAGAAGCCGAACTCGGCTCTTCGTAAGTATGCCCGTGTTCGTTTGACAAACCAGATCGAAGTAACGGCATATATCCCGGGTATCGGTCACAACCTTCAGGAACACAGTGTTGTGCTGATCCGAGGTGGTCGAGTAAAAGACTTGCCAGGGGTACGTTATCACATTGTACGAGGAACACTCGATACAGCTGGTGTGGAAGGCCGCATGCAAAGCCGTTCAAAATACGGAACAAAGCGTCCTAAGAAGAAAAAATAA
- a CDS encoding 50S ribosomal protein L7ae-like protein, whose product MSYEKVAQAANKVIGTKQTIKALEHEQVKELIVAEDADRHVLDKALEIAGHSGVGIFWVDSMKTLGKACGIDVGAAIVAIKK is encoded by the coding sequence ATGTCTTATGAAAAAGTAGCCCAGGCAGCGAATAAAGTCATAGGCACGAAACAAACAATTAAAGCACTGGAGCACGAACAGGTTAAAGAGCTCATTGTTGCAGAAGACGCTGATCGCCATGTACTCGATAAGGCGCTTGAAATCGCCGGTCATTCGGGCGTGGGCATATTCTGGGTTGATTCCATGAAGACACTCGGGAAAGCCTGTGGCATTGACGTTGGTGCAGCCATTGTAGCCATTAAAAAGTAA
- the rpoC gene encoding DNA-directed RNA polymerase subunit beta', translated as MIDVNNFEYMKIGLASSDKIRSWSRGEVKKPETINYRTLKPEKDGLFCERIFGPTKDWECHCGKYKRVRYKGVVCDRCGVEVTRSKVRRERMGHIELAAPVSHIWYFKGIPSRMGLVLDMSPRSLEEVIYFASYVVTDPGDTPLELKQLLSEKEYRAYYDKYGRSFKATMGAEAIRKLLEDIDLDKEANMLKEELETAQGQRRTRAIKRLEVIEAFRHSENDPSWMVLDVLPVIPPEIRPMVQLDGGRFATSDLNDLYRRVINRNNRLKRLLDLGAPSIIVQNEKRMLQEAVDAMIDNGRRGRPVTGPGNRPLKSLSHMLKGKQGRFRQNLLGKRVDYSGRSVIVVGPNLQMYQCGLPKEMALELFKPFVMKELVSKGLSHNIKSAKRKVERVQPEVWDVLEEVIREHPVLLNRAPTLHRLGIQAFEPILVEGRAIKLHPLVCTAYNADFDGDQMAVHVPLSAEAQAESRLLMLAAQNILNPKDGKPVVTPSQDMVLGNYYLTLEREDAMGEGSTFTTPDEVLAAYQQGYVHLHTRIALPVEAINKTNFPDEVKQHYLLTSVGKVIFNEILPHSFPYINEPTAVNLEEVTPKKYFVPYGTDIKKEFKNRDLVEPFKKGFLGDIIAEVFKKFKISETSVMLDKMKELGFYYSTKAGITIGVSDIVVLKDKQDILDDAEEKVSRVTKQFRRGLITEEERYDKVIEIWSNAKDMIQTKLLGTLVKTNPIFMMSDSGARGNASNFTQLAGMRGLMANPSGRIIELPIKSSFREGLTVLEYFISTHGARKGLADTALKTADSGYLTRRLVDVAQDVIIRADDCGTDRGLDVKAIKEGNEVIESLYDRLVGRVSFQRIFHPETGELLVDRNQDINEDMAKIIEDAGIEKVTIRSVFTCDTQHGACKKCYGRNLATGTKVEVGEAVGIIAAQSIGEPGTQLTMRTFHTGGVAGDDITQGLPRIQEVFEARNPKGQALISEIDGTVIEIKDQNDKKEIIVQGPVETRNYNTMYGARLKVKEGDEVRSGQEMTEGSIDPKELLQVSGVQGVQEYLLREVQKVYRMQGVEIGDKHVEVMVRQMMRKVRVIDAGDTDILPGSLVEIHQYSDANREILLKGGRPATGRPVLLGITKASLETDSFLSAASFQETTRVLTDAAIKGKRDQLVGLKENVIIGKLVPAGTGMQQYRQLKPVSTEDNSDIIQQPTVAD; from the coding sequence TTGATTGATGTGAATAATTTTGAATATATGAAAATCGGTCTCGCTTCATCTGATAAGATCCGCTCCTGGTCAAGAGGAGAGGTGAAGAAGCCTGAAACGATTAACTATCGAACGTTAAAGCCGGAAAAAGACGGTTTGTTCTGCGAGCGCATTTTCGGTCCTACCAAGGACTGGGAATGCCACTGCGGAAAATACAAGCGCGTCCGATATAAAGGCGTAGTCTGTGATCGTTGTGGTGTTGAAGTCACGCGCTCCAAAGTCCGACGTGAACGCATGGGTCACATTGAACTCGCAGCACCGGTATCCCATATCTGGTACTTCAAAGGGATCCCGAGCCGCATGGGCCTCGTACTGGATATGTCTCCACGTTCGCTTGAAGAAGTCATTTACTTCGCCTCCTATGTGGTCACCGATCCAGGTGATACACCTCTGGAGCTGAAGCAGCTGCTGTCCGAGAAAGAATACCGGGCGTACTACGATAAGTATGGCCGCTCTTTCAAAGCAACGATGGGTGCAGAAGCGATCCGGAAGTTACTGGAAGACATTGACCTGGATAAAGAAGCAAACATGCTGAAAGAAGAACTTGAAACCGCACAGGGTCAACGAAGAACCCGTGCGATCAAGCGTCTGGAAGTCATTGAAGCATTCCGTCATTCAGAAAATGATCCATCCTGGATGGTTCTCGACGTTCTCCCGGTGATCCCACCGGAAATTCGTCCGATGGTTCAGCTTGATGGTGGCCGTTTTGCCACTTCTGACCTGAACGATCTGTACCGCCGGGTGATCAACCGTAACAACCGTCTGAAGCGTCTTTTGGATCTTGGTGCACCAAGCATTATCGTGCAAAACGAAAAGCGGATGCTCCAGGAAGCGGTCGATGCAATGATCGATAACGGCCGTCGCGGACGACCGGTTACCGGACCAGGTAACCGTCCGTTAAAATCCCTCTCACACATGCTGAAAGGGAAGCAGGGACGATTCCGTCAGAACCTGCTCGGTAAACGTGTGGACTATTCAGGCCGTTCGGTTATTGTCGTCGGCCCGAACCTGCAGATGTACCAGTGCGGACTGCCGAAGGAAATGGCGCTTGAACTGTTCAAACCATTCGTTATGAAAGAACTGGTCAGTAAAGGCCTCTCTCATAACATCAAGAGTGCAAAACGTAAAGTTGAGCGCGTGCAGCCGGAAGTATGGGATGTCCTTGAAGAAGTCATCCGGGAACACCCGGTGCTCTTAAACCGTGCACCAACGCTTCACCGCCTTGGTATCCAGGCGTTCGAACCGATCCTGGTCGAAGGCCGTGCCATCAAGCTGCATCCGCTGGTTTGTACAGCGTACAATGCGGACTTTGACGGTGACCAGATGGCGGTACACGTACCGCTTTCTGCCGAAGCGCAAGCCGAGTCACGGCTATTGATGCTCGCGGCACAGAACATTTTGAATCCGAAGGACGGCAAGCCGGTCGTTACACCTTCCCAGGACATGGTACTCGGTAACTATTACCTCACGCTTGAGCGTGAAGATGCCATGGGCGAAGGGAGTACCTTCACCACACCGGATGAAGTGCTCGCCGCCTACCAGCAAGGTTATGTGCATCTGCACACCCGCATTGCCCTGCCTGTGGAAGCCATCAACAAAACGAATTTCCCTGATGAGGTCAAACAACATTACCTCCTCACATCAGTCGGAAAGGTCATTTTCAATGAAATTCTGCCGCACTCATTCCCTTATATTAATGAGCCGACGGCTGTAAACCTTGAAGAAGTGACGCCGAAGAAGTATTTCGTACCTTATGGTACAGATATAAAGAAAGAGTTTAAGAACCGGGATCTCGTTGAACCGTTCAAAAAAGGCTTCCTGGGTGACATCATTGCCGAAGTCTTTAAGAAATTCAAGATCTCTGAAACGTCCGTCATGCTCGATAAAATGAAAGAGCTCGGTTTCTATTATTCAACGAAAGCCGGTATCACCATCGGTGTATCCGACATCGTTGTGTTGAAGGATAAGCAGGATATCCTTGACGACGCGGAAGAGAAAGTCTCTCGTGTAACAAAGCAGTTCCGTCGCGGTCTCATCACGGAAGAAGAGCGTTATGACAAAGTCATTGAAATCTGGAGTAATGCCAAAGATATGATTCAGACGAAGCTTTTGGGTACGCTTGTCAAAACGAACCCGATCTTTATGATGAGTGATTCCGGCGCACGTGGTAACGCGTCGAACTTCACGCAGCTCGCGGGTATGCGTGGTCTGATGGCAAATCCATCCGGACGAATCATCGAGCTGCCGATCAAGTCCAGTTTCCGTGAAGGTCTGACGGTACTTGAATACTTCATCTCCACGCACGGTGCACGTAAAGGTCTTGCGGATACAGCCTTGAAGACGGCTGACTCAGGTTACCTGACGCGTCGTCTGGTGGATGTGGCGCAAGATGTAATCATCCGCGCTGACGACTGCGGAACTGACCGTGGACTCGATGTGAAGGCTATCAAAGAAGGAAATGAAGTGATCGAGAGTCTCTATGACCGCCTCGTTGGCCGGGTTTCCTTCCAGCGTATCTTCCACCCGGAAACCGGAGAGCTTCTTGTCGACCGGAACCAGGACATTAACGAAGATATGGCCAAAATCATCGAAGACGCCGGTATTGAAAAAGTAACGATCCGCTCCGTGTTCACATGTGATACACAACACGGTGCCTGCAAGAAATGTTACGGACGTAACCTGGCAACAGGCACAAAAGTGGAAGTGGGCGAAGCAGTAGGCATTATCGCAGCCCAGTCCATCGGTGAGCCGGGTACACAGCTTACAATGCGTACGTTCCACACAGGCGGGGTTGCCGGTGACGATATCACGCAGGGTCTTCCACGTATTCAGGAAGTGTTTGAAGCCCGTAATCCGAAAGGGCAGGCACTCATTTCCGAAATCGATGGAACGGTCATTGAAATCAAAGATCAAAATGATAAAAAAGAAATCATTGTACAAGGTCCTGTGGAAACACGGAACTACAACACAATGTACGGCGCACGCCTGAAAGTCAAAGAAGGAGATGAAGTCCGCTCCGGTCAGGAAATGACGGAAGGTTCCATCGATCCGAAGGAACTGCTCCAGGTTTCCGGTGTCCAGGGCGTTCAAGAATACCTCCTGCGGGAAGTGCAGAAAGTATACCGTATGCAAGGTGTTGAAATCGGAGATAAGCACGTAGAAGTCATGGTTCGTCAGATGATGCGTAAAGTCCGCGTCATCGATGCCGGTGATACGGATATCCTCCCAGGTTCCCTGGTGGAAATCCATCAATACAGCGATGCCAACAGAGAGATTCTCTTAAAAGGCGGACGCCCTGCCACAGGACGACCGGTCCTTCTCGGGATTACCAAAGCATCGCTTGAAACTGACTCCTTCCTGTCCGCAGCGTCCTTCCAGGAGACAACTCGTGTCCTGACCGATGCCGCGATCAAAGGCAAGCGCGATCAGCTCGTCGGACTCAAGGAGAACGTCATTATCGGTAAGCTGGTTCCAGCAGGTACAGGCATGCAACAATATCGCCAACTGAAACCTGTCAGCACAGAAGACAACAGTGACATCATTCAACAACCAACCGTTGCAGATTAA